The nucleotide sequence AAGCATCACCTTCTTCACCACTTCCTCTTCGCTGATCCCGAGCTCCTTCGCCTGCTCCGGAATCTGCTTGTCGACCAGCGGCGTGCGCACGAAGCCCGGACACACGACGTGCGAGCGCACGTTGTGCTTCGCGCCTTCCTTCGCCAGCACGCGGGCCAGGCCGAGCAGGCCGTGCTTGGCCGTCACGTACGCCGACTTCAGCGGCGACGCCTCGTGCGAGTGCACCGAACCCATGTAGATCACGACACCGCCGCGATCGTCCTTGTACATGTGCTTCAGCGCGGCCTTGGTCGTCAGGAACGCGCCGTCGACGTGGATCGCCTGCATCTTCTTCCAGTCGGCGAACGAATAGTTCTCGATCGGATTGACGATCTGGATGCCCGCGTTCGACACCAGGATGTCGACCGAGCCGAACGTTTCGGCCACCTTGTCGATACCGCTGTTCACGGCTTCCTCGTTCGTCACGTCCATCGCGACGCCGATCGCCTTGCCGCCCGCCTTGACGATCTCGTCAGCGACCGCGTTCGCGCCGTCCTGGTTCAGGTCGGCGATCGCGACGGCCGCGCCCGCTTTCGCGAGCTCGAGTGCGATTTCCTTGCCGATGCCGCTCGCGGCGCCCGTGACGACTGCGGTCTTGCCGCTCAGATCTGCTGCCATGTCCGTCTCCTCCCGTTGTCGGATCGATAAAACAAGCGCCCGCCGCATCCGCTACCGTCGCG is from Burkholderia sp. HI2500 and encodes:
- a CDS encoding 3-hydroxybutyrate dehydrogenase; the protein is MAADLSGKTAVVTGAASGIGKEIALELAKAGAAVAIADLNQDGANAVADEIVKAGGKAIGVAMDVTNEEAVNSGIDKVAETFGSVDILVSNAGIQIVNPIENYSFADWKKMQAIHVDGAFLTTKAALKHMYKDDRGGVVIYMGSVHSHEASPLKSAYVTAKHGLLGLARVLAKEGAKHNVRSHVVCPGFVRTPLVDKQIPEQAKELGISEEEVVKKVMLGNTVDGVFTTVQDVAQTVLFLSAFPSAALTGQSVVVSHGWFMQ